Proteins encoded together in one Anaerotignum propionicum DSM 1682 window:
- a CDS encoding DUF4321 domain-containing protein, translating into MKGQTKNVWVLVLFLLAGVVLGGFIGSLFADVPALSWLTYGNKFGLTSPLVLDIGVLTLQFAITIRFTIAGIIGIFVAFMVYRKL; encoded by the coding sequence TTGAAGGGGCAAACAAAAAATGTTTGGGTGCTGGTTTTATTTCTTTTAGCCGGCGTTGTTCTTGGAGGATTTATCGGAAGCCTTTTTGCAGATGTACCTGCGCTAAGTTGGCTGACCTATGGCAACAAGTTTGGTCTTACCTCTCCGCTGGTTCTTGATATCGGCGTGCTTACCCTACAGTTTGCCATTACCATTCGATTTACCATCGCGGGAATTATTGGCATTTTCGTTGCATTCATGGTATACCGTAAGCTGTAA